TTCCATGTACCTACGTGAAGCAGAAGAACTGTACACCCTTCCTCTTTCCTATTACTAAAAATGCAGGGAGACAGATTTCAATAAGCTGTGCTTGAAGCACAGCTTAGAAGCAGTAAGGAGGTAAAAGgtttttctgttgcctttggGATGCcattgagctgctttttttttttgattttagAACTTGCCCAGCATTTGACACATCTTAGACGTCTAGGATCTGTTCACTgatgggcatttttttttttaaatttgagtCCTTGTCTCTTTCCTGCTCAGTGTGAAGCAAATAGTACTGGAATtacatcactgaagtgtttcgAGCTGAAGGCTGCATGGAagtcatattttgttttgtcttgtacATATGTTTTCAGGACATAATTTCTCCTAGATAACTGATAATTTTACAAGCTTTAGcataaatctgtatttcctGGATTATGTATCTCCTTAAGGAAATAGCTTTAGTGAATTGGCCTGTTTCTTACGGCAGGTTGTTGCTAATGCCAAGGATGTAGTTGTGGGAGCTAGAGAAGCTGTAACAACCACTGTGACTGGTGCCAAGGAAACTGTTGCTCACACGATCACTGGAGTTGTGGGCAAGACTAAAGAAGCGATGCAAGACAGCGTAGAAATGACCAAGTCAGTTGTCAATGGCAGCATTAACACTGTCCTGGGAAGTCGTGTGGTGCAGATGGTGAGCAGTGGAATGGACAGTGCTCTCACTAAATCGGAGACCCTTGTTGACCAGTATCTCCCACTTACAGAAGCAGAACTAGGTAAGACCAATTAAAGGTTTGATTTTGTTGGAATGCTGGTATTGGAGAGAAGCAAGCAATCATCCATTTATTACTTGTAATGGGGAGAAGGCATGTGCTTCccatgctgcctttgccttGCTGTTTGTAGTAGCATCTTCACAGGGaagcagagtgaaaaataaagatttccaCATGTGGTAGTCTTATTAACTTACTATGGTACTAAAGGGCTACTAAACAGGTCCAGTATTCAGCTGTTAGAGGTCTGAGGCAGTTACATTTGCTTAAGTTTTCTTCCAGTGGTCAATTTGCTTCCTTTCTACATATCTagagaaagaagctgcaaaagTTGAAGGTTTTGAAGTTGGAGTTCGAAAGCCAAGCTACTACATTAGACTAGGATCCTTGTCTTCAAAGGTTCGCATACGTGCCTACCATCAAGCCTTAAACAAAGTTAGAGATGCTAAACAGAAAAGCCAGGAGGCAATCTCTCAGCTCCACCACACTGTTAGTTTGGTAAGTTTAAGCTTTCACTTGAgttatgaaaagcaaacactggCACGGTTTGAGTGCAGAAAATAACCAAAAAGAGGCATAGGAAAACTGGAACTGCTTTCTCATACTAAGTGTGTTTTATGAGTATAAAGGATTTCCCATTCAGAGCTTTTCACCACTATTCAGGAGAGATCTTAAATCAGGCTAAGCTGTAAATGAGCCAGGAACTGCTTGTAATTTTGAGCATTGCAGGAATAGAAGTGACATATTTAAAGtgatatttctgttctgaagtgCTGAGTTTAACACAGACTTCATTCAGTGAAGTACATGTCTTGCAACTCAACACTCCAGTcctttatattaataaaatggTCGGGTTCTTTGTGGGCTTGCATATCTTGCTGTGGGTATCTCTGAGCATTCCTGGGTACTTCAGTAGTCTTATCCTAACAACGTACCTTTATGTACAGGATAAACTGTGCATAAAGAGTCATGGCCTTCTATACACTTTCAAATCCTTGTGTAGGATGTgaatgggggagggggaaatagTTGAGGAAGAGGTATATGCTATATAACATCTTAAAACtgcattctgttttctctgctttgaagAGAAGGAATGCACGCTTATATTACCCAAAATCTTATATTgaacttttaaagtatttaaaaaggaGCTTACAAAGCAGGTAAGTTAAGGTAGTCCTAATGGAACTTTTATAGACTTTGCTTTACTTCCTTATTTGGCTGTATTTCAGATCGAGTATGCCAGAAAGAACATGAATAGTGCCAATCAGAAACTTCTTGATGCTCAGGAAAAGCTTTATCAATCCTGGgtagaatggaagaaaaatacaggccaaAATGATGGTGATGACTCACATAGCACTGAGGTAAAGAGATGTAaatgtaaaccagaaaaaaatggattgtATACTGTCAAGGTAATGGCAAACTAACAGTCCTCAAAGTGCACAGCATCTTAACAGCACAGAAGCTTATGTGCAAATTGGAATTTGAATACCGAAGTGCAGGGCAGCTGACTAGCGACTGCTATGGAAAGTAGGGGACATGCAAACTCTTCAGTGAGCCTACTTGCTGCAAACACTCTGGGGTTCATTCTCCTTTCAAGAGAATGGTCATCCTGTTTAGCATATGAACTTGGGTTGGGATGTCTGTATTTAGATCAGCTAGGACTCACATACCTGATATGGCCAAATGACATATAACCGTTTGTCATCATAAAACAGTCTTAGTCACAGCCTCACTGTGTTTTACATGTAAGCAGCTACATGCAATTATTTATTAGAATATACTTGCCTACTGTGACTTCTTATCCAGATTGGAAACAAGAGCTTGCTTATCTGTTGACTGGGTAGAAGCTACCAGTATTTCTGTTCCACAAAGTACTTGAGATTTGAAGAAATATCAAGTACTTTCAAGTCTCTTACTCTTCAGGCTTAAGACCTGTTTTATTATCTGCTGTAGCTTTATTTTACTTGCATGTTTACTTTGCTTCTTGATATATCTTGAGCAACATGAAGCTGCTACAGTCATAAAAAGATATTGACGTGCTGTTAAACTTTTTGTTTCCAGTACATTGAGTCAAGAACTCTAGCTATTGCCCGGACCCTCACTCAGCAGCTTCAGACCACCTGCCTCACACTGGTTTCAAGTCTACAGGGGCTGCCACAGAATGTGCAGGATCAGGTTTACAATGTTGGGTCAATGGCAGGTGATGTCTACCAGAGCTTTCGGTCAGCATCCTCCTTCCAGGAGTTATCAGACAGCTTTCTCACAACTAGCAAAggacagctgaagaaaatgaaggagtCTCTGGATGATGTGATGGATTATCTTGTTAACAACACACCGCTCAACTGGCTGGTAGGTCCCTTTTACCCACAACTGCCTGGCCTTCAGCATGCTGAGAGCAAAggtgaaggggagaaaaattcCAGCCAGAAAGACAAACAGCCTGAACACGCTATTGAATAAACTGCATGGCACGTGTGTACTCTGCTGACTGACCAAACAAGTAGCCTTAGCAAGTGTAGCTGTCAAAAGCCTTGGAGAAAAATCCATAAACATACAAGTGGAATAAGCATAGAGGAAAAAGGACACTCACACATGACCTGCATTGTCCTTTGTAGTTAAGCCACACTTAACTTAAACTGTCTTGAGTGCCAAAATACTGGCAGCTTACAGTTGTCAGGATGCTTGTTTGTCAAGTTAAGAAACCTCACCATGCTTATTAATGGTATTAATACCATTAGTCTAAATAAAACGTGCCATAGGTAAAAGCATTTGATTTGTTGCTTAATCTGTACCAGAATGATATAAAAACCTTGCATActatgaaatgcatttaaaagccCTGCAGTCTAGCTAGATATGTTTGAATTCCGTATTTGCTGTGGATTGCACATTTGATGATTATGGATTTGACTGTCTCAAATTCTGCTGCTACACAGTTCATGACAAAAGGTCTGTGAGTACAGAATTCCAAAGCTGAAAGTGGGGTTTCTGAATGAGTCAGCTGGAGTTACTTAAATGCTGTGACAGTGTTAACATTAACTATCTAAACTTAACTATTGTATAACATGGTAACCTGACCACAGAATTCTGGAGTATCTAAACTTGTAAGGGGATCCATAAGGATCATggagtccaactccctgctccttgcaggactacctaatACTAAACCATATGACTCAGTGTTGTCTGCatgctccttgaactcttgacaggcttggtgccatgacTGCTTCCCTGGTGAGCCTGTTGCAGTAACAGACCAAATCATTATCAACATGTTTGTCTAATATACAGTATAAAGACAAGATTCATGCTGTTTGTACCCAGGTGCCTGATGTTGTGTgggttgttgctttttttgtagcCATCTTTTTGTAATTCATTTTGTATATTAGCAATAAATGCTTCAGTAGCCAAAGTCTGTCTCCATTTCAGTggtgtttaaaacaaatgtaactTGCTGTTCTGTGACTCCTTCAAACTGAGTCCAGCAGAAAGCAAgcctgaaatgcaaatgaagtaGACATGCAttgaaaatatatgtgtgtgtgtatgtatagaTAAGTAAGAGATTGCTGCAGCatgtccttccttcctttgaGTTCCTGTGCATCCTTCCATTCAGTCTTAGCTTAgctttactgctgcttttttggtgttttctgttgcttgcCTTTAATGATGACCTAACCTGTGAGCTGATGGATATATTGATATTGAGAAGAGAAggatacagacaaaaaaaatgccCTGTCCTAACTTTGCAGTAGATATTCTGTGTGCATGGGACTGCTGGCTAGCTGCTTTGGCAGCTGGCTCCCTATAAACAGTATATACTCGGGGCTGCAAAGACCAGTTTTAACCTGTTTAACTTTATTTACCCTCTTCTGAACTTGAGTGACTATTAACGCTCAGCTACTTGGGTGCAATCATTCCTCAGTAGATTCTGTGAATCCCTCTCCTGGAAGAGAATTACAGTCACTGAGAAATAGGCTTTCTTGGTTTAGGGCTGTCAAGGTAAGTTGCGTCTCTGTTCTTAATGCATGCTGCCCTGTGCAAATTTGAGTTTTGTGTAGCAATGCTGACCACCGTTTTCAGAGGTCACCGAGGAAgtgtaaaggaaaataagagttCAGAGGAAGCTTGCCACCTGGTGGCATGTTGCTACATGGAGCAATACCTCTCTACTGCTGGTACAACGTGGGCACTAAAGCAAATGACATGTACTGTAGCCTGCTGTGAGAGGGCTTGCATCAAGACTGTTTTAagcacagtattaaaaaaagaaagaacgGAGGATTACAGATAAAGATTCCGTAACTTCCAGGTATAAATACTTGGGTTTTGTAAGGGGGCTGTTTAACAAGAAATTGACATGAGATAGTGAGAATTCTTTCCAGCCAGGGCCTGTGTGAAGGCTTCTGGAATTCTTTCAGCAATTCATTCTGTTTACTTCAAGTATTGAATGAGTCAACCAGAGAATATTCTTTTTCATCTCCATTTGTAATAAAACTTGTAAAGTGTATCTACTGTTGTGGAGGTGCTGAGGAACAGAATGGGACTAATCTGGTCTGGGAGCAGCTGGTAGTTCAAAGAAGGGAATTCCCAttcttacatgtattttaaaatctgatgcATGTGAGCTTTTGTTCTGAGGTGATCCATCAAGTTAGATATTCAAAGTGCTCACTGTCTTTTGGGGACTGAGGAATAAGCAGCACCTCCTAGTACTAATGCAAAAGCAATACCTCTCTCTGTTCTGCCTTAAGTTGGACTACTGATTTGGACT
This region of Falco naumanni isolate bFalNau1 chromosome Z, bFalNau1.pat, whole genome shotgun sequence genomic DNA includes:
- the PLIN2 gene encoding perilipin-2 isoform X1: MALAAIDPQQNIVSRVANLPLVSSTYDMVSTAYITTKDNHPYLKSVCEIAEKGVKTITSVAVTSAMPIIQKLEPQIVVANNYACIGLDKIEERLPILNQPTDKVVANAKDVVVGAREAVTTTVTGAKETVAHTITGVVGKTKEAMQDSVEMTKSVVNGSINTVLGSRVVQMVSSGMDSALTKSETLVDQYLPLTEAELEKEAAKVEGFEVGVRKPSYYIRLGSLSSKVRIRAYHQALNKVRDAKQKSQEAISQLHHTVSLIEYARKNMNSANQKLLDAQEKLYQSWVEWKKNTGQNDGDDSHSTEYIESRTLAIARTLTQQLQTTCLTLVSSLQGLPQNVQDQVYNVGSMAGDVYQSFRSASSFQELSDSFLTTSKGQLKKMKESLDDVMDYLVNNTPLNWLVPDFTITDLSSESDDIPDILDLDEDDQQDFSRTNGPYSTGQRAE
- the PLIN2 gene encoding perilipin-2 isoform X2; translation: MALAAIDPQQNIVSRVANLPLVSSTYDMVSTAYITTKDNHPYLKSVCEIAEKGVKTITSVAVTSAMPIIQKLEPQIVVANNYACIGLDKIEERLPILNQPTDKVVANAKDVVVGAREAVTTTVTGAKETVAHTITGVVGKTKEAMQDSVEMTKSVVNGSINTVLGSRVVQMVSSGMDSALTKSETLVDQYLPLTEAELEKEAAKVEGFEVGVRKPSYYIRLGSLSSKVRIRAYHQALNKVRDAKQKSQEAISQLHHTVSLIEYARKNMNSANQKLLDAQEKLYQSWVEWKKNTGQNDGDDSHSTEYIESRTLAIARTLTQQLQTTCLTLVSSLQGLPQNVQDQVYNVGSMAGDVYQSFRSASSFQELSDSFLTTSKGQLKKMKESLDDVMDYLVNNTPLNWLVGPFYPQLPGLQHAESKGEGEKNSSQKDKQPEHAIE
- the PLIN2 gene encoding perilipin-2 isoform X3 produces the protein MALAAIDPQQNIVSRVANLPLVSSTYDMVSTAYITTKDNHPYLKSVCEIAEKGVKTITSVAVTSAMPIIQKLEPQIVVANNYACIGLDKIEERLPILNQPTDKVVANAKDVVVGAREAVTTTVTGAKETVAHTITGVVGKTKEAMQDSVEMTKSVVNGSINTVLGSRVVQMVSSGMDSALTKSETLVDQYLPLTEAELEKEAAKVEGFEVGVRKPSYYIRLGSLSSKVRIRAYHQALNKVRDAKQKSQEAISQLHHTVSLYIESRTLAIARTLTQQLQTTCLTLVSSLQGLPQNVQDQVYNVGSMAGDVYQSFRSASSFQELSDSFLTTSKGQLKKMKESLDDVMDYLVNNTPLNWLVPDFTITDLSSESDDIPDILDLDEDDQQDFSRTNGPYSTGQRAE